The Scleropages formosus chromosome 11, fSclFor1.1, whole genome shotgun sequence genome window below encodes:
- the bnc1 gene encoding zinc finger protein basonuclin-1 isoform X1, with product MSGTKLLMEIQAICCTLVNCNCESFKPGKLRRRQCENCKHGWVAHALSKLKVHHMYQGSQVEIVHSNVVFDICSLMLYGTQAIPVRLKILLDRLFSVLKQEEVIQILSALDWTLQDYIRGYVLQDVTGKVLDRWAIMTFEEEIATLQQFLRFGETKSIVELMAIQDKESQAIIVPSTRTNSDIRTFIESSTQRSPMLPAKVEKLSTSNVHHFENFINNMAFMLPFQFLSSVPAPLLGSCPGSFLLEQEQRREQRSRSEEVTPTAESSLLGSSSASFTSDVERSEQPSDVAATKVEPEDFPTSDNYSDAPSTPCTPSVTSDITQMSPDNKLRSLEKGSGGLKKGRVFCSACEKTFYDKGTLKIHYNAVHLKIKHKCTIEGCNMVFSSLRSRNRHSANPNPRLHMPMNRNNRDKDLRSSLSADEASESERRSEFNTIPSTEARQVSSYIANSTDSKLHGSFPNISQSGILFPNLKTVQPVLPFYRSLVTPAELANTPSTLPSLPLISSSVPVKPTAMEPSSDPIPKKKSRKSSMPIKIEKEAVETVEEPAEESGTDDEIPLPTRDKEETDNGSYTCEKRAAKSIEGSSLGVIQATDRENTSALPQRHLDLRSNSEPCIAKEIDDEMCPAEMEFRHMQEGSVITCTSPINGKQKEHQTLTGTLLMPEDKACATQEPISCMENNHRATNGGLFGVLTDNKEASEIYTEEFGTFPQMDPATVCPDREDMPHHCEICNKTFKNPYSVKMHYRNVHLKEMHMCTVDGCNAAFPSRRSRDRHSANLNLHHKLLTKDHYGTSSTVCRDLANDFHQDTSLKDPIGQTSVIFKGHNRMGLVYPMSKTMENSPEPPAASGVEDEAVLDLSTSSVPKPGGSVRSWDSDRSSEEGMPMDDSDESCDSMSLVPKEDMHLELAEKPSGCLAVHLQSSSPITCHLCQKVYSNKGTFRAHYKTVHLRLLHKCKVPGCDTTFSSVRSRNRHSQNPNLHRNLTATTGHNQE from the exons GCTATTTGTTGCACTTTGGTAAACTGCAACTGTGAAAGTTTCAAACCGGGGAAGCTAAGGAGGCGACAGTGTGAGAACTGCAAGCACGGATGGGTAGCACACG CGCTGAGTAAGCTGAAGGTGCACCACATGTACCAAGGCAGCCAGGTGGAGATCGTCCACTCCAATGTAGTTTTCGACATCTGCAGCCTGATGCTCTATGGCACCCAAGCCATTCCTGTGCGGCTGAAAATTCTGCTGGATCGCCTGTTCAGTGTCCTGAAGCAAGAGGAGGTCATCCAGATCCTCAGTGCACTGGACTGGACCCTGCAGGACTATATCCGAGGATACGTGCTGCAG GATGTTACTGGAAAAGTTCTGGACCGCTGGGCCATTATGACCTTTGAGGAGGAGATTGCAACACTGCAGCAGTTCCTTCGTTTCGGAGAGACCAAGTCCATCGTGGAGCTCATGGCCATTCAGGATAAGGAGAGCCAAGCTATAATTGTCCCCAGCACCAGAACTAACTCAGACATCCGGACCTTCATTGAGAGCAGCACCCAGCGGAGCCCCATGCTCCCTGCTAAGGTCGAGAAACTGAGCACCAGTAATGTGCATCACTTTGAGAACTTTATTAACAACATGGCTTTCATGCTGCCCTTCCAGTTCCTGAGTTCTGTTCCTGCACCCCTCCTGGGCTCCTGCCCAGGCTCCTTCCTATTGGAGCAGGAGCAGAGGCGAGAGCAGCGCAGTCGGTCAGAGGAGGTTACTCCAACGGCAGAGAGCAGTCTGCTGGGCTCCAGCTCTGCTTCCTTCACATCTGATGTGGAGAGGAGCGAGCAGCCCTCTGATGTTGCTGCCACCAAAGTGGAACCTGAGGATTTTCCCACCAGTGACAATTATTCAGATGCTCCCTCCACACCCTGCACACCTTCTGTGACCTCTGACATCACTCAGATGTCTCCTGATAACAAGCTGCGGTCTCTCGAGAAGGGTAGTGGTGGACTCAAGAAGGGGCGCGTGTTCTGCAGTGCCTGTGAAAAGACCTTCTATGACAAGGGCACCCTGAAGATCCACTACAATGCTGTGCACCTGAAGATCAAGCACAAGTGCACCATTGAGGGCTGCAACATGGTCTTTAGCTCCCTGCGCAGCCGCAACCGGCATAGTGCCAACCCCAACCCACGCCTGCACATGCCTATGAACCGTAACAACCGTGACAAGGACCTGAGGAGCAGTCTTTCAGCAGATGAGGCATCAGAGAGTGAGCGGAGGTCCGAATTTAACACCATCCCATCCACTGAGGCCAGACAGGTCTCCAGCTATATAGCCAACAGCACAGACTCCAAGCTCCACGGCAGTTTCCCGAACATCAGCCAAAGTGGAATACTGTTCCCCAACCTGAAGACTGTGCAGCCTGTTCTACCCTTTTATCGTAGTCTAGTCACTCCAGCTGAGCTGGCCAACACGCCGAGCACTCTGCCTTCGTTGCCTCTGATCTCTTCATCAGTCCCCGTGAAGCCTACAGCTATGGAGCCCTCCTCTGATCCAATACCAAAGAAGAAATCTCGCAAATCTAGCATGCCCATTAAAATCGAGAAAGAGGCAGTTGAGACTGTGGAGGAGCCGGCAGAAGAGAGCGGCACGGATGATGAGATTCCCTTGCCCACGAGGGATAAAGAGGAAACTGACAATGGCAGCTACACATGTGAAAAGCGGGCAGCCAAAAGCATTGAGGGTAGTAGCTTAGGTGTTATCCAGGCCACAGACAGGGAGAACACTTCAGCTCTTCCTCAGAGGCACCTGGATTTAAGGTCCAATTCAGAGCCATGCATTGCCAAGGAGATTGACGATGAAATGTGCCCAGCAGAAATGGAATTTAGGCACATGCAAGAAGGGAGCGTGATTACTTGCACATCTCCAATCAATGGCAAACAGAAGGAGCATCAAACTCTCACTGGCACGTTACTGATGCCTGAAGACAAGGCTTGTGCCACTCAGGAACCCATCAGCTGCATGGAGAACAACCACAGGGCAACAAATGGTGGCTTGTTTGGAGTTTTGACAGACAACAAGGAAGCGTCTGAAATCTATACAGAAGAGTTTGGCACCTTTCCCCAGATGGACCCCGCTACAGTTTGTCCGGACAGGGAGGACATGCCCCACCACTGTGAGATTTGCAACAAAACGTTCAAAAACCCCTACAGTGTCAAAATGCATTACCGAAATGTGCACCTGAAGGAAATGCACATGTGCACAGTGGATGGCTGCAATGCAGCCTTTCCCTCTCGGAGAAGCAGAGACAG GCACAGCGCAAACCTGAATCTACATCACAAGCTGTTGACCAAAGATCACTATGGTACGTCAAGCACAGTCTGCAGAGATCTGGCAAACGATTTTCATCAGGACACCTCTCTGAAAGACCCTATCGGGCAAACATCTGTGATCTTTAAAGGACACAACCGAATGGGCTTGGTCTATCCCATGAGCAAGACGATGGAGAACAGTCCAGAGCCACCTGCAGCAAGCGGCGTGGAGGACGAGGCTGTGCTGGACCTCAGCACCAGTTCCGTGCCTAAACCAGGTGGCAGCGTGCGCTCCTGGGACTCAGACAGAAGCAGCGAGGAAGGTATGCCTATGGACGACAGTGATGAGAGTTGTGACAGCATGAGCTTGGTGCCCAAAGAGGACATGCATCTCGAATTGGCTGAGAAGCCCAGTGGTTGTTTGGCTGTGCACCTCCAGAGCAGCTCTCCCATCACCTGCCACCTCTGCCAGAAGGTGTACAGTAACAAGGGCACGTTCAGGGCTCACTACAAAACAGTCCACCTCCGGCTGCTTCACAAGTGCAAAGTTCCTGGGTGTGACACCACGTTCTCGTCTGTGCGGAGTCGAAATCGTCACAGTCAGAACCCCAACTTGCACAGAAACTTGACTGCAACTACAGGTCACAATCAAGAGTAG